Within the Erigeron canadensis isolate Cc75 chromosome 6, C_canadensis_v1, whole genome shotgun sequence genome, the region GAGGTGACATTTAAAACTTTTTGTGCAACGATTTACTGTAAAATCACTGAATTATAGCTGAGGATCATGTATCTACATTAGCACATCATGTACCTTTAACCTTGATTTACACATGTACTTACACGATAGTGCAATCCAGAGGTATCTGCACTTGACATACACGACTGTGCCTTGCAACCATATTCATAATTGGATCCAAAAATTGCATTAAGATGCTAGAAACATGCTTATAGTCCACCATTTTCATAATGAAACACAAGCATTACCAGTTTACAGCCATAGTTATCTACCTTTGTCACTTCTTGTCTCTGCAATTTTCCATTTGCAACATAACTACATAAACCAAAACAAAGCAAATACACATTTATACTTTCTGTAGGAACCAGCCTTTCCAAATAACCCAAATTTTTTTTGCTTATTCTTTTAGCAAAAGTTATCTAGAATTGAACGATAGATGAGAATATGAGATATCAGTGCTCTTACTTTGCcataaggggcaagggtgtagtcggcaagTTTTATTGGCAAAAAGGATCGGCTAGCATCGGCTCTTTGGCAAGCCTATATCACATGCATCTGCAagttttggccgatgctagTGAACGTTGGGCAAGTGCCACGTGGCCATTTTGGCAGGAAAAGTGAACATTGGAGcacttgttagtttttttttttttttttttaacttttttttttgccaagaattggcaagttttggctTCATTTTGCAAAAACATGTGTCAACACCTCATTGGTTTAAAATTAGCCAAAAACTTGCCAAAGAGCCAATTTGTGGCACTACACCCTCAAGGATGGAACTTTTAAGGGACCAAAGGGAGTTCCAGTCCCTccaaaagttttgatttttgatactaattttcttatatattcttcaaaaataattttcataatatattgTAGCCCCTGTAACAAAGCTAAATTTTATGTCCAATTGTGTTCCGCCCCTCCATAATAAGTGTTCAAGTTCGGTCATTGTAACACCCTTGTCCCTAATAACCTTTATCTTCAAGGTCAATACCAGTAAATTTCACCCCCAACTGTTttcatctataaatatatataggtacACTTTCCAAAAAGTGTGCCAAAAATCAAGTCAAACAACATATAAAAGAGACAAACATCGAAGTTCACCTGATCGAAGGAAGATGATAGAGAATTAGGAGTGATGGGAAGAAAAGCAGTAGGTCAGGTTAATCTTTGGGTATCTGCGCAAGGACATGAACTTGTGGGTAGTTCTGGGCGCCTGACTTGCAGCATTTTCTGATATCGATTTTCTCATTTCTTGGGCTTTTATCTGTGCAATTCTGAGCTTCTTCATGATTTTGTCCATAGATGCTGATTTCTTCTTTTCCAGTTTCATCTATAAAAGAGATAACACATTTTTAAAGCAACCCGATTAAATAGTTCTCAGTTACAGATTTTACTTAACAATATCAACAAAAACGAAGGGAGAAATCAGAAACTGAAAGAATAAACACCCTTTCACCGGTGCAAGTCTTTTCTAGTTATTCAAGTCTCATGAtaccaaaactatatatacaataGAAATAAGATGCCAGACCACCACCcacccccccaaaaaaaaaaaaaaaaaaggattcaAGTGCCATTAGTTATCCTAGTGAACACACCTCAAGTTTTCGGATTGATGCCTCTGCTTTTGCATTTTGCAGGTTCTCCCAAGCAGCAATCCTTGCTTCCTCTTTCTGGAGCCTGCGACCCCACCACAAGGAAAATCAATCAGTCATGTCCTTGAAGATATATGAACATGTATAGATTCAAAAGTGAGTCAAACGCATTCCCTTTAAACTATACCAAAAAGGAATGTCACCAAATGAGCCAACTCACTATGACTTTCCAATATGGCTGCAGTTAAATACAGCTCCAGCTTCACTAATTAAATGTCACATTTGACTTAGGTAACTAGTTGCTTATTGACTTgctaaacttttataatttaagaGGACCGGCATGATATAAATTATCTTTTAGGAAGTCGATAAATGGTATAGATAAAGCATACATTCTGGAATATTGCAATGATGACCAGTTGTACATACAAAGTAGCAGAAAGTGTAAAGCTTAAACATGGAGACATACTTTGACGATTCCATGACCCCTTCAGTAGAATTCCATGTCAAAGCCAGGTCCTTGATCTCTGTTGACCGGTTCTTGTCCATTTTTTTCGCATTTCTTTTTGGTATCTTGATCATTGTTACTCTTTTGTCTACCTGAACATCCCTGACTTCCAATCTAGATGAATGAAGGCTGTTAGGCACCACTGGTGAAGGTATTGGCGGAGGAGAGGTAGACAGAAGTGGCCTTCCCTTTGGAGAAGTCACCGGACTGTCCACCGGGCTCATCTGGGTAGCCATATCACGTCGTGAGACAACACGACTAATGTTCTCATCTGTACaatagtttataaattaacCAACAAACATCTAATAAGTAACACCATACATTAAATAGGTATTACAaaccagaaaaagaaaaagtgtgTTAAGACAAGAACATATGCAGTATAGAGAATAGTCTATCGAGTACCAAAGTTTACAAGGAACTAAACGATGTCTAAAAGATGGGAACATATTCAACTCTAAAACAAATACATCAACATCCCTATCAAATAGCATAAAAACCACCAAAATCAAGTAAATCCGCTAACCCAAATGCCATTTTGTAACAAGAAATGTGATATAATATTAGATTCTAAAAGAACGACCAAAGGGGGGAGAGATTATACCTTGTGAATCAGGATACGAAGATTCGATAAACAATTCTGAAGGAGCCAATCTATAATCATTGTTAGCACAAGCAGAATGTTCATCAATTCCACAACCATCTGGAAAAGAATATCCAGTAGGTACCAAAACACCCATTGTCAGTGGTGAACCTGCAGAAATAGTCTTTGTGCTCCCACCTTCAAGCAACGGGAAACCAGGCGAATAGCCTGAAAAGTACGAGTCCCCAGGACTCGGCCCCAATGGTCCACTTTTTGACTTGGGACGTCGCTGAGGAGGTGGCCCTAACATCTTATTAACTCCAGAACCAGACACAGGACTAGTAATCCACCTCTCTGCATCATCCCATTTCGAAGGCATTGTTCTCCCATTATTAAAAGGCATCAAAACATTAACACTAGTACGCCTATGCTTAATGTTACTTGACAACGGTACCCTTTCCGAGTACCAACCCTTTTGGAATCCTCTCCCTTGGTTGTTAAAGTTATCACCATAATCAGGAGTACCTGGGCTCGTGTATGCACCCGAATTACGAAAAGAATTTGAATCCTTATTCATCAATCTCGATTTTGGCGAATAGCATTCACTCATTGCATCAATACCTACTAAACCTTATGCCTATTTCAGAGAACACTAAAGAGAAATCTGCATTTTGAAACTGGCCAGGTttaattaaaactataaaagtccTCTATACTAATTTGTTCTCAAAGCCAATAGAATGCATATGGTATGAAATATCACACATAACTAGGTAGAAAGATACAAAGCATGCCAACTTGTTAAATGA harbors:
- the LOC122603318 gene encoding uncharacterized protein LOC122603318, whose protein sequence is MSECYSPKSRLMNKDSNSFRNSGAYTSPGTPDYGDNFNNQGRGFQKGWYSERVPLSSNIKHRRTSVNVLMPFNNGRTMPSKWDDAERWITSPVSGSGVNKMLGPPPQRRPKSKSGPLGPSPGDSYFSGYSPGFPLLEGGSTKTISAGSPLTMGVLVPTGYSFPDGCGIDEHSACANNDYRLAPSELFIESSYPDSQDENISRVVSRRDMATQMSPVDSPVTSPKGRPLLSTSPPPIPSPVVPNSLHSSRLEVRDVQVDKRVTMIKIPKRNAKKMDKNRSTEIKDLALTWNSTEGVMESSKLQKEEARIAAWENLQNAKAEASIRKLEMKLEKKKSASMDKIMKKLRIAQIKAQEMRKSISENAASQAPRTTHKFMSLRRYPKINLTYCFSSHHS